A single region of the Rhodoligotrophos defluvii genome encodes:
- a CDS encoding TIGR03808 family TAT-translocated repetitive protein: protein MPSFSRRGMIAAAGSALAGLALPASAAGAGNREAVGPVMDASALDLKPDSPDDQSAVMQAAIDKASDRNAVLMLPAGRYRVAGLKVTRPVSIVCTPGGARLERNGNGPVLTLSGKSIYLRNLTLDGGDAASQDPVLRAEAVTDLCLDRLTVTRSRGGGISLLRCAGTVSECAITEVAETALFALDSTGLEIFRNTISAIGNNGIQVWRSTVGEDGTKVSENRISAVRADNGGSGQNGNGINIFRAGSVSVSGNRITDCAFSAVRVNAGSNAQIIGNSCERLGEVALYAEFGFQGAVISNNLVDNAALGVSITNFNHDGRLAVCSGNLIRNLFTRTEGESRGVGIAIEADAAITGNVIEKAPRAGIMVGWGRYQRNVAVTGNMVRDALWGIAASVAPGAGRVLIAQNLLADCSEAAIIGHQNGRGVTADLAKAAAADVPVNLTVSGNSA from the coding sequence ATGCCTAGTTTTTCCCGACGCGGGATGATCGCGGCCGCTGGTTCGGCCTTGGCCGGTTTGGCGCTGCCCGCATCCGCAGCTGGTGCAGGTAACCGGGAAGCCGTCGGCCCGGTCATGGACGCAAGCGCCCTCGACCTCAAGCCGGACAGCCCCGATGATCAGAGCGCGGTCATGCAGGCGGCCATCGACAAGGCGTCGGACCGCAACGCCGTTCTGATGCTGCCCGCCGGTCGCTATCGGGTGGCGGGATTGAAGGTGACCCGCCCCGTGTCCATCGTCTGCACGCCGGGCGGCGCCCGGCTCGAGCGCAACGGCAATGGCCCTGTTCTAACCCTGTCCGGTAAGAGCATCTACTTGCGCAACCTCACCCTCGACGGTGGCGATGCGGCGTCCCAGGATCCTGTGCTGCGGGCCGAGGCCGTGACGGATCTGTGCCTCGACCGGCTGACGGTGACCCGCTCTCGTGGGGGCGGCATCTCGCTCTTGCGCTGCGCCGGCACGGTCTCCGAATGCGCGATCACGGAGGTAGCGGAAACCGCCCTGTTCGCGCTGGATTCAACCGGGCTCGAGATCTTCCGCAACACCATCAGCGCCATCGGCAACAATGGCATCCAGGTCTGGCGCAGCACGGTCGGCGAGGACGGGACCAAGGTCTCGGAAAACCGCATCAGCGCCGTGCGGGCCGACAATGGCGGCTCCGGCCAGAACGGCAATGGCATCAACATCTTCCGTGCCGGCTCCGTATCGGTCAGCGGCAACCGCATCACCGACTGCGCCTTCAGCGCCGTGCGCGTAAATGCCGGTTCGAATGCACAAATCATCGGTAATTCCTGCGAGAGGCTTGGCGAGGTCGCGCTTTATGCCGAGTTCGGCTTCCAGGGCGCGGTAATCAGCAACAATCTCGTGGACAATGCCGCCCTTGGCGTCTCCATCACCAACTTCAATCACGACGGGCGGTTGGCGGTCTGCTCGGGCAACCTCATCCGCAACCTGTTCACCCGGACGGAGGGCGAATCACGGGGCGTGGGCATCGCCATCGAGGCCGATGCGGCAATCACTGGGAATGTGATCGAAAAAGCCCCGCGCGCCGGTATCATGGTGGGCTGGGGCCGCTATCAGCGCAACGTCGCGGTCACCGGAAACATGGTGCGCGACGCGCTCTGGGGCATAGCCGCGTCCGTGGCGCCTGGCGCTGGCCGGGTACTGATCGCCCAGAACCTGCTCGCAGATTGCTCGGAAGCGGCGATCATCGGCCATCAGAACGGGCGCGGCGTCACCGCCGATCTCGCCAAGGCGGCGGCAGCCGACGTGCCCGTGAACCTCACCGTCTCGGGCAATTCCGCCTAA
- the meaB gene encoding methylmalonyl Co-A mutase-associated GTPase MeaB yields MTRPEKLDLDDLASRVIAGERAALGRAITLVESRRPDHERAAQELLLKLLPHSGKAYRVGITGVPGVGKSTTIDTLGRNLTARGHKVAVLAVDPSSQRTGGSILGDKTRMAGLAMDPNAFIRPSPAAGTLGGVARRTRESMVVCEAAGFDVVLVETVGIGQSETAVADMVDFFLVLLLPGAGDDLQGIKKGVIELADMLAVNKADGDNAARARRAISDYRAALQILVPPGAAWTPPVLAISGLNNIGLDEMWAEVERHRALSEKSGALGARRNEQQIKWLWSMLEEGMIQRLKSDPRVKARLPVLEADLRQGRTTATLAATEILKLLGI; encoded by the coding sequence ATGACCCGCCCAGAGAAGCTCGACCTAGATGATCTCGCCAGTCGGGTTATTGCCGGCGAGCGCGCAGCCCTGGGCCGCGCCATCACCCTGGTGGAAAGCCGTCGCCCAGATCACGAGCGTGCTGCCCAGGAACTCCTCCTGAAACTGTTGCCGCATTCCGGCAAAGCCTATCGCGTCGGCATCACCGGCGTGCCCGGTGTGGGCAAGAGCACCACGATCGACACGCTCGGCCGCAACCTGACGGCCAGGGGGCACAAGGTGGCCGTGCTGGCGGTGGATCCCAGCAGCCAGCGCACCGGCGGATCGATCCTCGGCGACAAGACCCGTATGGCGGGTTTGGCCATGGACCCCAATGCCTTCATCCGCCCGTCGCCCGCGGCCGGCACCCTCGGCGGCGTCGCCCGCCGCACGCGGGAAAGCATGGTGGTTTGCGAGGCCGCCGGCTTCGACGTCGTCCTGGTCGAAACCGTCGGCATCGGCCAGTCGGAGACCGCGGTTGCCGACATGGTCGACTTCTTTCTTGTGCTGCTGTTGCCGGGCGCCGGCGACGACTTGCAGGGCATCAAGAAGGGCGTGATCGAGCTTGCAGACATGCTGGCGGTGAACAAGGCCGACGGCGACAACGCCGCGCGCGCCCGCCGGGCCATCTCCGATTACCGCGCTGCCCTGCAGATCCTCGTGCCACCCGGCGCGGCGTGGACCCCGCCCGTCCTGGCCATTTCGGGACTCAACAATATCGGCCTCGATGAGATGTGGGCCGAGGTCGAGCGCCATCGCGCCCTGTCCGAGAAGAGCGGGGCACTGGGTGCGCGCCGGAACGAGCAGCAGATCAAATGGCTCTGGTCCATGCTGGAGGAGGGCATGATTCAGCGGCTGAAGAGCGATCCGCGGGTCAAGGCTCGGCTCCCGGTCCTGGAAGCGGACTTGCGCCAAGGCCGCACAACCGCGACGCTTGCAGCAACCGAGATCCTCAAGCTGTTGGGGATTTAG
- a CDS encoding group III truncated hemoglobin, protein MNEALIARVIHAFYERVGADPLIGPIFHGKIAPDEWPAHLEIITNFWSSLLLGTKRYQGRPLAKHLMLGRLRDEHFLRWLFHFRSTVEAHVPAELAPAFIMRAERIANSFRMGIAFHHGEDTVGLQPLAAPPAGAATPKR, encoded by the coding sequence ATGAACGAAGCGCTCATTGCGCGCGTGATCCATGCCTTTTACGAGCGGGTGGGCGCCGATCCTCTGATCGGGCCGATCTTCCACGGCAAGATCGCACCGGACGAGTGGCCGGCGCATCTCGAGATCATCACCAATTTCTGGTCGTCGCTTCTGCTTGGCACCAAGCGCTACCAAGGCCGGCCGCTTGCCAAGCATCTCATGCTCGGGCGCCTGCGCGACGAGCATTTTCTGCGCTGGCTGTTCCACTTCCGGTCAACGGTCGAAGCGCATGTTCCGGCGGAGCTCGCGCCGGCGTTTATCATGCGCGCTGAGCGTATCGCGAACAGCTTCAGGATGGGCATTGCGTTCCATCATGGCGAGGACACCGTGGGCTTGCAGCCGCTTGCCGCGCCGCCGGCCGGCGCGGCCACGCCCAAGCGGTGA
- a CDS encoding TetR/AcrR family transcriptional regulator — protein sequence MSEVFQRRQIFRLSRERRVADIMEAAKAVFLEHGYDAALISEIAARADVVEGTIYRYFENKRDLMIKVVERWYDEMLADFDEQLKGITGTWNRLRFMIWKHLSSISKEPALCRLVFQELRPGPEYRSTTVFELNREYTRRTLEIVEAAMESGEFRKDVPLRIVRDMIFGCVEHHTWAFLRGHGTINADEAADAITEIIYRGLAVQPKAMAQPSLNEVIMERLERVTARLEALEAGRCGSAN from the coding sequence ATGAGTGAAGTTTTCCAACGCCGGCAAATCTTCCGGCTGTCGCGCGAACGGCGGGTGGCCGACATCATGGAGGCTGCCAAAGCCGTGTTCCTCGAGCACGGCTATGATGCAGCGCTCATCTCCGAGATCGCGGCGCGCGCCGATGTGGTGGAAGGCACCATCTACCGCTATTTCGAAAACAAGCGCGACCTCATGATCAAGGTGGTCGAACGCTGGTATGACGAGATGCTGGCGGATTTCGATGAGCAGCTGAAAGGCATAACCGGCACCTGGAATCGGCTGCGCTTCATGATTTGGAAGCACCTCTCGTCGATCAGCAAGGAGCCGGCTCTGTGCCGGCTCGTCTTCCAGGAGTTGCGCCCCGGGCCGGAATATCGTTCCACCACGGTGTTCGAGCTGAACCGCGAATATACGCGGCGCACCCTGGAGATCGTCGAAGCTGCCATGGAGAGCGGCGAGTTCCGCAAGGACGTGCCCCTGCGCATCGTGCGTGACATGATCTTCGGCTGCGTCGAGCATCATACCTGGGCCTTTCTGCGCGGGCATGGCACGATCAATGCCGATGAAGCCGCGGACGCGATCACCGAGATCATCTATCGCGGGCTTGCTGTGCAGCCAAAGGCGATGGCTCAGCCGAGCCTGAACGAGGTCATCATGGAGCGTCTCGAGCGGGTGACGGCGCGGCTGGAGGCGCTGGAGGCCGGGAGATGCGGGAGCGCAAACTAG
- a CDS encoding acyl-CoA dehydrogenase family protein — protein sequence MGGQAPAASLHNAHYAFDLSPEQQEILDAADRFARNELYPLSERMDNEEWWPEDIFPKIGAAGFFGITVDPEHGGSGSDLFTSGLVLQAFSRWNHALALSWVAHENLCLNNIYRNANESIRRKYLPGLCQGTKIGALGLTEPGAGSDALGSMRTTARREGDHYLLNGSKIYITNGPVADVLLVYAKTAPDLGPKGISAFVVEKDFPGFRVAQKLIKMGFRGSQTAELVFEDCRVPAENMVGGENRGVSVVMSGLDLERAMIAPICLGVCERALELSIEYAKTRKQFGRPIAEFQMVQSKIADMYVWTETIRTFTYRVLSEANNLEIGGGGRGQIHALTAASVMYAAETMGRVLSEAVQIHGGSGYIWESEINRLYRSSKLLEIGAGTTEVRKMIISGELLK from the coding sequence ATGGGTGGACAGGCCCCCGCCGCCTCGTTGCACAACGCGCACTATGCCTTCGACCTCAGCCCGGAGCAGCAGGAGATCCTGGATGCGGCGGACCGCTTCGCCCGCAACGAGCTCTATCCGCTGTCGGAGCGTATGGATAACGAGGAGTGGTGGCCGGAAGACATCTTCCCGAAGATCGGCGCGGCCGGGTTCTTCGGGATCACGGTCGATCCGGAACATGGCGGCTCCGGCTCGGATCTGTTCACCAGCGGGCTTGTCCTGCAGGCGTTTTCGCGCTGGAACCATGCGCTGGCCCTGTCCTGGGTTGCGCACGAGAACCTCTGCCTCAACAACATCTACCGCAATGCCAACGAATCCATCCGCCGCAAGTATCTGCCCGGTCTGTGCCAGGGAACCAAGATCGGTGCGCTGGGCCTGACGGAGCCAGGCGCGGGCTCCGACGCGCTGGGTTCCATGCGCACCACCGCCCGGCGCGAGGGCGATCACTACCTGCTGAACGGATCCAAGATCTATATTACCAACGGGCCGGTCGCCGACGTGCTGCTGGTCTATGCCAAGACGGCACCGGATCTTGGCCCCAAGGGCATTTCCGCTTTCGTTGTGGAGAAGGACTTTCCCGGTTTCAGGGTGGCGCAGAAGCTCATCAAGATGGGCTTCCGCGGCAGCCAGACGGCCGAACTGGTGTTCGAGGACTGCCGCGTTCCGGCGGAGAACATGGTGGGGGGTGAGAACCGGGGTGTGTCGGTGGTGATGAGCGGTCTCGATCTCGAGCGGGCGATGATCGCCCCGATCTGTCTCGGGGTGTGCGAGCGGGCGCTGGAGCTTTCCATCGAATACGCCAAGACCCGGAAGCAGTTTGGCCGGCCGATCGCCGAGTTCCAGATGGTCCAGTCCAAGATCGCCGACATGTATGTCTGGACCGAGACGATCCGCACCTTCACGTATCGCGTGCTGTCGGAAGCCAACAACCTGGAAATCGGTGGCGGCGGCCGTGGTCAGATCCATGCACTGACCGCCGCTTCGGTCATGTATGCGGCCGAGACCATGGGTCGCGTGCTTTCGGAAGCGGTGCAGATCCATGGTGGGTCCGGCTATATCTGGGAATCGGAAATCAACCGGCTCTATCGATCCTCAAAGCTGCTAGAGATCGGCGCTGGCACGACCGAGGTGCGCAAGATGATCATTTCCGGCGAGCTGCTGAAGTGA
- a CDS encoding ring-cleaving dioxygenase, whose product MELHGIHHLTAVTANAPGNLAFYTRILGMRLVKKTVNQDDVSAYHLFYGDGIASPGSDITFFDFRTKPARHGVNSISRTALRVAGEESLLWWAQWFTEHQVPHGEIRPLGGRQTLDFEDPEGTRLRLVDDGGEGAAHPWAESPVPTAHQIRGLGPITLSVPDLVPTERVLTEVLNMRPAGAYTTPNVEGSTTHVFKMGPGGAAAELHVAVELNTPRMHPGAGGVHHVAFRMPDEAYMDWARRLETVRLPSSGPIDRFYFRSLYFREPNGILFELATDGPGFTADESVEELGTHLSLPPFLEHRRAEIEANLKPL is encoded by the coding sequence GTGGAGCTGCACGGCATTCATCATCTGACGGCGGTGACCGCGAACGCCCCCGGCAATCTTGCGTTCTACACGCGCATCCTTGGCATGCGGCTGGTGAAGAAGACGGTCAATCAGGACGACGTCAGCGCCTACCACCTGTTCTACGGTGATGGCATCGCCTCCCCGGGAAGCGACATCACCTTTTTCGATTTCCGCACCAAGCCGGCGCGCCACGGGGTGAACAGCATCTCCCGCACGGCGCTGAGGGTCGCAGGCGAGGAGAGCCTGCTCTGGTGGGCGCAGTGGTTCACCGAGCACCAGGTGCCCCATGGCGAGATCCGTCCGCTCGGCGGCAGGCAGACACTGGATTTTGAGGATCCGGAGGGCACGCGCCTGCGATTGGTGGACGACGGCGGCGAGGGTGCAGCTCACCCCTGGGCCGAAAGCCCCGTGCCCACCGCGCACCAGATCCGCGGTCTCGGGCCGATCACCCTGAGCGTGCCCGATCTCGTGCCGACCGAACGCGTGCTGACCGAAGTTCTGAACATGCGGCCTGCCGGGGCCTACACCACGCCGAATGTGGAGGGCTCGACCACCCACGTGTTCAAGATGGGCCCGGGCGGCGCAGCTGCCGAACTGCACGTGGCGGTGGAGCTGAACACACCACGCATGCACCCGGGCGCTGGCGGCGTCCACCATGTGGCGTTCCGCATGCCCGATGAGGCCTACATGGACTGGGCGCGTCGGCTGGAGACCGTAAGATTGCCATCGAGCGGCCCCATAGATCGCTTCTATTTCCGCAGCCTCTATTTTCGCGAGCCCAACGGTATCCTGTTCGAGCTGGCGACCGACGGACCCGGCTTCACCGCCGACGAGTCGGTCGAGGAGCTCGGAACGCACCTGTCGCTGCCACCTTTCCTCGAGCACCGGCGGGCGGAAATCGAGGCCAATCTCAAGCCGCTGTGA
- a CDS encoding DUF3298 and DUF4163 domain-containing protein, whose amino-acid sequence MLATVCPAGAAALPEDVPERPEVLREVSEVAEATIVLARETAVAPALHHRLREDAKEIVKAFLAEAEAEHREVRRTDPDSVPPTFSLLVEHQPSLVSRDLVSLLISSEVFTGGAHADFRLEGIIYDLRRKVFVEPEDILAGGYGWPNNERLLKELVATKLRAQKRARLRDEYDAERDEAWLKGLTLPLEAVTLVPSTEPGRIGGLAFHFAPYVAGPYAEGSYRVDVAARELAPMLAPAWRAAFAGEPISLVHVRGSAIGEPAFVLIAEPQPDSVVGSSIRIAGEAPAYVLAGGSLKATISRSDGGLLAEGKLAADRKRRPSGTALGMVPFAGQLEVTQGEGAALIRIGNYSGPTFSVTIHRK is encoded by the coding sequence TATGCCCGGCAGGTGCGGCGGCCCTGCCGGAGGATGTTCCCGAACGGCCGGAGGTTCTCCGCGAGGTCAGCGAGGTTGCCGAGGCCACGATCGTGCTCGCGCGCGAAACGGCAGTGGCGCCGGCCCTGCATCACCGCCTGCGCGAGGATGCCAAGGAGATAGTGAAGGCGTTCCTCGCCGAAGCCGAGGCCGAGCACCGTGAGGTGCGCCGGACGGATCCAGACAGCGTCCCGCCGACCTTCAGCCTGCTGGTCGAGCATCAGCCCTCGCTCGTGTCGCGGGATCTGGTCAGCCTCCTGATTTCCTCGGAAGTGTTCACCGGTGGCGCTCATGCGGATTTCCGGCTCGAAGGCATCATCTATGATCTCCGTCGCAAGGTGTTCGTGGAGCCTGAGGATATTCTCGCCGGCGGCTACGGCTGGCCGAATAACGAACGGCTGCTTAAGGAGCTCGTCGCTACCAAGCTCAGGGCGCAGAAGCGCGCACGTCTTAGGGATGAATATGATGCTGAACGGGACGAAGCCTGGCTGAAGGGGCTGACGCTGCCATTGGAAGCGGTTACGCTCGTGCCTTCGACCGAGCCGGGCAGGATCGGCGGCCTGGCCTTCCATTTCGCCCCCTATGTAGCGGGACCGTACGCGGAAGGCAGTTACCGGGTCGATGTGGCGGCCCGCGAACTCGCGCCGATGCTGGCGCCGGCCTGGCGAGCCGCGTTTGCCGGCGAGCCCATCTCGCTCGTTCACGTGCGCGGCTCCGCCATTGGCGAGCCGGCCTTCGTGCTCATTGCCGAACCTCAGCCGGACAGCGTGGTCGGCAGTTCGATCAGGATAGCCGGGGAAGCGCCGGCCTATGTCCTGGCCGGCGGCTCGCTCAAGGCCACCATCAGCCGGTCCGACGGCGGCCTCCTGGCGGAGGGGAAGCTGGCGGCCGACCGCAAGCGCCGTCCGAGCGGCACGGCCCTGGGCATGGTGCCATTCGCGGGGCAGCTCGAGGTTACCCAGGGCGAGGGCGCAGCGCTCATCCGCATCGGGAATTACAGCGGCCCCACCTTCTCCGTGACCATTCACCGGAAATGA